In Herbaspirillum seropedicae, a single window of DNA contains:
- the fliM gene encoding flagellar motor switch protein FliM, producing the protein MAEHFLSQEEVDALLKGVTGDEDEEKVVEEAPGTVRTYNLATQERIVRGRMPTLEIINERFARLFRIGLFNFIHRTAEISVGPVKVSKYSEFIRNLVVPTNLNLVHIKPFRGIGLVVFDPQFVFMLVDNMFGGDGRFHTRIEGREFTPTEQRIIMRVLEITFETYAKSWEPIYPIEFEFIRSEMNTQFANIATPNEVVVSTTFTVELGPVSGEIHICTPYSMIEPVRDRLTSSMQGEALEVDKRWIRLMKQQIQTAEVELIVNFGTARVNFTDLLHMQVGDVIPLQTNTTVEAQVDGVPVMECSYGQSNGQYALRVEKLLSITHQETPESFQGD; encoded by the coding sequence ATGGCCGAGCATTTTCTATCACAGGAAGAAGTCGATGCCCTTTTGAAGGGCGTGACGGGAGATGAAGACGAAGAAAAAGTCGTCGAAGAAGCTCCTGGTACGGTACGTACCTACAACCTGGCTACGCAGGAACGCATCGTGCGCGGGCGCATGCCCACGCTCGAAATCATCAACGAGCGCTTTGCACGCCTGTTCCGCATCGGCTTGTTCAACTTCATCCACCGTACCGCCGAGATCTCGGTCGGGCCGGTGAAGGTGTCCAAGTACAGCGAGTTCATCCGCAACCTGGTGGTGCCCACCAACCTGAACCTGGTCCACATCAAGCCCTTCCGCGGTATCGGGCTGGTGGTGTTCGACCCACAGTTCGTCTTCATGCTGGTGGACAACATGTTCGGCGGCGATGGCCGCTTCCACACCCGCATCGAAGGCCGCGAATTCACGCCCACCGAGCAGCGCATCATCATGCGCGTGCTGGAGATCACCTTCGAAACCTACGCCAAGTCGTGGGAACCGATCTATCCGATCGAATTCGAATTCATCCGCTCGGAAATGAATACCCAGTTCGCCAACATCGCCACGCCCAACGAAGTGGTGGTCTCGACCACCTTCACCGTCGAGCTGGGGCCGGTGTCGGGCGAAATCCATATCTGCACGCCCTACTCGATGATCGAGCCGGTGCGTGACCGCCTCACCAGCAGCATGCAGGGTGAGGCGCTGGAAGTCGACAAGCGCTGGATCCGCCTGATGAAGCAGCAGATCCAGACCGCCGAGGTCGAACTGATCGTCAATTTCGGCACCGCCCGGGTCAACTTCACCGACCTGCTGCACATGCAGGTGGGCGACGTCATTCCGCTGCAGACCAATACGACCGTCGAGGCACAGGTTGACGGCGTGCCGGTGATGGAATGCAGCTATGGCCAATCCAATGGCCAATACGCCTTGCGCGTTGAAAAACTGCTGTCCATCACCCATCAAGAAACACCGGAAAGCTTTCAAGGAGATTAG
- a CDS encoding flagellar hook-length control protein FliK has product MNTSLPLLNVITGSQAATGARSANPADSFSADVPFNQVLNSQVSTRNQQNPSQDKPQAAQEQQPAAPSQPTQSASSAKASAANGSEQKQDSAKDEDKDSDDTATQASAELLALVANIAQNAVKPVTDGKSEHTDADLLAQAKRGGASLSLADEQQALAGDGKDGKIDLAGLQSSLAANKGKQDGAAADLARKANAAEANPTDAHAAKGEKPAVDLGSEKAQALSKEDASTLANRAQYGKATTETVATAKQELPQATPTPVVMPAMQQALAANQTQAVFGTTYTDKIQPNVGSAGWDQAVGNKITWMATGGIQSASLTLNPPDLGPMQVVLNVHNQQADATFITAQPEVKQALEAAMPKLREMMDQAGIQLGQATVNTGMPNQQQGANGGQQQARSSSGAGGAGQEQDGEIAITGAATATTTSGLGLVDTFA; this is encoded by the coding sequence ATGAACACTTCCCTGCCGCTGTTGAATGTGATCACCGGCTCGCAAGCCGCTACCGGCGCGCGCTCCGCCAATCCGGCCGACAGCTTCAGCGCCGATGTGCCTTTCAACCAGGTCCTCAACAGCCAGGTCAGCACCCGCAACCAGCAGAACCCGTCCCAGGACAAGCCCCAGGCCGCCCAGGAGCAGCAGCCCGCCGCGCCCAGCCAGCCGACCCAGAGCGCCAGCAGCGCCAAGGCCAGCGCGGCCAATGGCAGCGAGCAGAAACAGGACAGCGCCAAAGACGAGGACAAGGATAGCGACGACACCGCCACCCAGGCCTCGGCAGAACTGCTGGCCCTGGTGGCCAATATTGCCCAGAACGCCGTCAAACCGGTGACGGACGGCAAGAGCGAACATACCGACGCCGACCTGCTGGCCCAGGCCAAGCGCGGCGGCGCCAGCCTGTCGCTGGCCGATGAGCAGCAAGCCCTGGCAGGCGACGGCAAGGATGGCAAGATCGACCTGGCCGGCCTGCAGAGCAGCCTGGCCGCCAACAAGGGCAAGCAGGACGGTGCTGCCGCCGACCTGGCGCGCAAGGCCAATGCAGCCGAAGCCAATCCCACCGACGCCCATGCCGCCAAGGGCGAGAAGCCGGCCGTCGATCTGGGCAGCGAAAAAGCCCAGGCGCTGTCCAAGGAAGACGCCAGCACCCTGGCCAACCGCGCCCAGTATGGCAAAGCCACCACCGAGACCGTCGCGACGGCCAAGCAGGAGCTGCCCCAGGCCACGCCGACCCCGGTGGTCATGCCCGCCATGCAGCAGGCGCTGGCGGCCAACCAGACGCAGGCCGTCTTCGGCACCACCTACACCGACAAGATCCAGCCCAATGTGGGCAGCGCCGGCTGGGACCAGGCCGTGGGCAACAAGATCACCTGGATGGCCACTGGCGGCATCCAGAGCGCTTCGTTGACGCTGAACCCGCCCGACCTGGGACCGATGCAGGTGGTGCTGAACGTGCACAACCAGCAGGCCGACGCCACCTTCATCACCGCCCAACCGGAAGTCAAGCAAGCCCTGGAAGCGGCCATGCCCAAGCTGCGTGAAATGATGGACCAGGCCGGCATCCAGCTGGGCCAGGCCACCGTCAACACCGGCATGCCCAACCAGCAGCAAGGCGCCAACGGCGGCCAGCAGCAGGCGCGTAGCTCTTCTGGCGCCGGCGGTGCCGGCCAGGAACAGGACGGCGAGATCGCCATCACCGGCGCGGCCACCGCAACGACCACCAGCGGCCTGGGCCTGGTCGATACCTTCGCCTGA
- the fliJ gene encoding flagellar export protein FliJ has translation MATPSALDTLIELATKETDEATKRLGRAVRVSEEAQQKLGILQQYRDDYAARFQETLSNGLTALSYRNFQLFIEKIDNAIAGQEDVVRSSQQRVAEARAAWQACERKRMSYDTLATRARDKEMQKQNKRDQKSMDEHASRITFYKR, from the coding sequence ATGGCGACTCCCTCCGCACTCGACACGCTGATCGAATTGGCGACCAAAGAGACCGACGAAGCAACCAAGCGTCTCGGTCGGGCCGTGCGCGTGAGTGAGGAAGCACAGCAGAAGCTGGGCATCCTGCAGCAGTACCGCGACGATTACGCCGCGCGTTTCCAGGAAACCCTGAGCAATGGCCTCACCGCCCTGAGCTACCGCAATTTCCAGTTGTTCATCGAAAAGATCGACAACGCCATTGCCGGCCAGGAAGATGTGGTCAGAAGCAGCCAGCAGCGCGTCGCAGAAGCGCGTGCGGCCTGGCAAGCGTGCGAGCGCAAGCGCATGTCCTATGACACGCTGGCCACGCGCGCGCGGGACAAGGAAATGCAGAAGCAGAACAAGCGCGACCAGAAGTCCATGGATGAACACGCATCGCGCATCACGTTCTACAAGCGTTGA
- the fliL gene encoding flagellar basal body-associated protein FliL, giving the protein MATKGKAPAKGAEADAAPAKSSKKMLFIIVGAVLVLVIGGAAAFFMMGGKGKKGEDHAEEKAEAKAPTFVVIEPFVVNLQQESGDQYLQVAMTLQVPDGQTAEALKLYMPQVRSRLLMVLSSKKASELLTSEGKRRLTDEIIDQLGEPFSGKGKGPQITDVFYTSFVIQQQ; this is encoded by the coding sequence ATGGCAACAAAAGGAAAAGCCCCGGCCAAGGGAGCTGAAGCAGATGCAGCACCGGCAAAATCGAGCAAGAAGATGCTCTTCATCATCGTCGGCGCAGTGCTGGTGCTGGTCATCGGTGGTGCGGCAGCCTTCTTCATGATGGGCGGCAAGGGCAAGAAGGGTGAGGATCATGCCGAAGAAAAGGCCGAGGCCAAGGCCCCGACCTTCGTGGTGATCGAGCCCTTCGTGGTGAACTTGCAGCAGGAAAGCGGTGACCAATACCTGCAAGTGGCGATGACCCTGCAGGTGCCGGACGGCCAGACTGCCGAAGCGCTCAAGCTGTACATGCCGCAGGTGCGCAGCCGCCTGCTCATGGTGCTCTCCAGCAAGAAGGCCTCGGAACTGCTCACCAGCGAAGGCAAGCGCCGCCTGACCGACGAGATCATCGACCAACTGGGCGAACCGTTCTCGGGCAAGGGCAAGGGACCGCAGATCACCGACGTGTTCTACACCTCGTTCGTGATCCAACAGCAGTAA